One Miscanthus floridulus cultivar M001 chromosome 11, ASM1932011v1, whole genome shotgun sequence DNA window includes the following coding sequences:
- the LOC136492060 gene encoding uncharacterized protein has translation MGVGQADDPGRRWHGRPLQVAGSVVAWPTTAVACGESGLTGAGGTVAAAEASGGGQQGEERARHGSRNRQRDRGTGGGAMAVARRRWRRGAGQPRGGRGGARRPHAVARARALARARAAGGAAGADGGGGHEPRLSSAQAREGEEERKISAGLIGDGEQPSTT, from the coding sequence ATGGGCGTGGGTCAAGCCGACGATCCGGGCCGACGGTGGCACGGCCGGCCACTGCAGGTGGCGGGGTCGGTGGTGGCGTGGCCGACGACAGCGGTGGCGTGCGGCGAGTCTGGCTtgacgggcgcgggaggcacggtggctgcggccgaggccagcggtggagGGCAGCAAGGCGAGGAGAGGGCGCGGCACGGGAGCAGGAACCGGCAAAGGGACCGAGGCACGGGCGGAGGGGCAATGGCcgtggcgcggcggcggtggcggcgaggcGCGGGACAGCCTCGGGGCGGCCGCGGTGGCGCTAGGCGGCCTCACGcggtggcgcgggcgcgggcgctggCGCGGGCGAGGGCGGCCGGTGGTGCCGCGGGcgcggacggcggcggtggccaCGAACCTCGACTCAGCTCTGcccaggcgagagagggagaggaagagaggaagatTAGCGCTGGGCTCATAG